The Haloplanus natans DSM 17983 DNA segment GAGGCCGCCGAAGTTGAGCTGGGTGGCGAGCGTGCGCACCACGTCCGTATCGGACTCCTCCATCCGCCGGACGAAGGCGTCGTAGTCCATCGTCAGCGGGTGGATGCGGGACTCGGGAAAGCCGTACTGCGACCCCGGCGCGACCGTCCGCGATTTCAGGCGGACGGTCTCTAAACTCCGGATCACCTCTCCCGACTCGTCCAACACCGCGACGTTTCCCTGTCCGAACAGTTCGGCGACGATGCGGGTGTTCGCGTCCTCGCGTTCGAACTCGAAGACGAGGATGCGGTCGAACTCGTACTGCTCCACGCCGACGAAATCGGCGCCGCTCAGGCGGTTCCGGAGCATCATCGCGAAGTTCGGCGGGCGTCCCGGTGCGTCCGCGACGTGGTCCGGGTCGGCGACGTGGGCGCGTTTCACCTCGCCAACCTCGATCAGCAGTTCGACGCGGCCGCGGTCGAAATCCCGCATCCGAAACCGGAGGAGGTCGTCGTCGTAGAGGTAGGCCTTGTCGACTTTCGCGCCCTCGTACCGGTTGAGTTCGGTGCGGAGAGCGGCGAGGTCGACGCTCGTCAGTTCCCGCTTCGCGTCCATATTCGACTTTCTCGGCCCGGCCGAAAAGGCGTGTCGTTGTGGCCCTAGGGTATCGCTCCGCGCGTCAGTACGAAGACGTTCGCGGACACTCCTTTTGATGACGAGGAGCAACCATCGGCGGATGACCGATCGGGAGGCCGAACTTCGTCAACTGGTAGCCGAACTCCGGAAACACGAGGCCGTCGACGACGCGTTTCTCGCGAAGAGCTTCACCGACCGTCTCGTTATCGTCGACATCGGCGACGGCGAGGCGGTTCCGGCGGCGGTGAGGGATCGACTCGCGGACCACGACGTACGCGACGCCGACGAAACGTACGGGATCGGCGCCGGCGGGTCGTTCACCGGCGACGTGGGCGATGCCGCGCGACACCACTTCGTCGACCTCCGGACCCGCGGCTCGCACCAGTCCTACGTCGTGGACTGATCGTGTTCATTGCACCGGCGTGTTGCCGCCCCCGTTCGGCAACACACTGGTACTGAGTTCCAATACTCAGCACGAGGGGCGCGAGCGCGCCCCTCGTGGGCCGGCAGTGCGAACCGTTATGGTCGCCGAGTCGGTGTGGTCGGATATGGACCTCTCGGTAGTGGTACCGACCCTCGACGGCCGGGATCAACTCGCTGCGGGGCTAGACGCCCTGACGGCCCACGTCCCGGACGCCGAGGTGGTCGTCGTCAACGGTCCGTCGACCGATGGCACTACCGGGATGATTCGCGACCGAGACGACGTGGCCGTGCTGGTCGAGGTGTCGACCCGGACCGAGAACGTCGCTCGAAACGCCGGCCTCGAAGCCGTGACTGGCGACGTGGTCGCGATTCTCCGACACGACTTCGTGATCGAACCCTCGTGGTTCGATGGTCTCGAAGATGGCCTCGACGAGGCGCCGGTCGTCACCGGCCCGACCCACCGGACGCTCGACGGCGGCATGACGACCGAGGAGTCCGAAACCAAACGGATCGGCTCCCGCGAAGTGACCTACTTCAACGAGGGCAACGTCGCTTTCCGACGCCCCGTACTCGACGCCCTCGACGGGTTCGACGAGTATCTGGAGACCGGCGGCGACCAGGACGCCGCCCACCGCCTCGCCGGCCTCGACTACGCCGTGGCGTGGCGCCCCGCCATGTGCGTCCGGCAGGAGTACTCCGCCGACGGCGGCGTTACGACGGGCGACCGCGGCGCCGAGTTCCGGGCGCTCGCCTACCGCCTCGTGAAGAACTACGGCGTCCGACCCGCCGCGGCCACGGGGACGACCCGGCGAGCCCTGCGTGACGCCCTCGGCGCCGGCCGCGAGGTGCTCCGTGGCGACCTGCCACCCACCGAGTGGTTCGCGAGCGGACGGGCCGTCGTCACCGGCACCGCCCGCGGGGCCGTCGACGGCCTCGTCGCCCGCGCCAGGGATCGGTCGCCGGCGCGAAACCCCCACGGCGTCTCCGACCGCTCCGACCGCGCAGTCGCGCTGTACGACTGGCGCTGATGGTCGTGTTCCGTGCTAGCCCGACTCCGACAACGCATATATAGAACTGCAAGCGTCCCTTTCTGTGACCATGAGTACCCGTATGCAGCAACCGCTGTACATTCTCACCGAGGACACGCAGCGGACCCAGGGCCGATCGGCTCAGGAGTCCAACATTCGCGCGGGGAAAGCCGTCGCGAACGCCGTCCGAACCACGCTCGGGCCACGAGGCATGGACAAGATGCTCGTCGACGCCTCCGGAACCGTCGTCGTCACGAACGACGGCGCGACCATCCTCGGTGAGATGGACATCGAACACCCGGCGGCGAAGATGATCGTCGAAGCCGCCGAAACACAGGAGGAGGCCGTCGGCGACGGCACCACGACGGCGGCCGTCCTCGCGGGTGAACTCCTCGTACGCGCCGAGGACCTTCTCGACGCCGACCTCCACCCAACGGTCGTCGTCGAGGGGTACGACGAGGCCGCCGGCATCGCGTTGGCCGCCATCGACGAGGTGACGCTTCAGGAGGCGCTCGACGACGACTTGCTCGTCCGCGTCGCCGAGTCGAGCATGACCGGGAAGGGGACGGGCGACGTCTCCGCCGAGACGCTCGCGGACCGCGTCGTCGCGGCCGTCCGGCACGTCACCGACGGCGACATCGACCGCGAGAGCATTCACGTCACCAC contains these protein-coding regions:
- a CDS encoding glycosyltransferase family 2 protein, with translation MDLSVVVPTLDGRDQLAAGLDALTAHVPDAEVVVVNGPSTDGTTGMIRDRDDVAVLVEVSTRTENVARNAGLEAVTGDVVAILRHDFVIEPSWFDGLEDGLDEAPVVTGPTHRTLDGGMTTEESETKRIGSREVTYFNEGNVAFRRPVLDALDGFDEYLETGGDQDAAHRLAGLDYAVAWRPAMCVRQEYSADGGVTTGDRGAEFRALAYRLVKNYGVRPAAATGTTRRALRDALGAGREVLRGDLPPTEWFASGRAVVTGTARGAVDGLVARARDRSPARNPHGVSDRSDRAVALYDWR